The Qingrenia yutianensis sequence TTTGGCTTTGTATACCTAATAATTTATCTACATTCCCTTTAGTAACGTGTAACTTTCCAAATTTACAAAAGCGACTCATAGAATTATTTCCTCCCGTTAAATAATAGATAACTATTAAAAATAGACAATACTTGCTCATAAGTAACGGTACTTAAATTGTTTACTTTGGCGTGTTTCATTGCTTGATGAAACTGATTTTTAGTAAACAGTTGACGATATTCTCGATTGACCCATTTTGAAACAAAGTACGTATATAGCTTCCAATATTTATCTGGAACATCTGTGGTATGGCGGGTAAGTTTTATTAAGACACTGTTTACTTTTGGTTTAGGATGAAAGCATTCCGCTGGCAGCTTAAGCAATTGCTGAATCGAGACTTGAGTGTGCAAGAGCAACCCTAGTGTTCGGTGAATATCCAAGGTACGCTTGTAGAATCCTTCTTCAACAATCAGATAGATGTCAGACGCATGGCTTTCAAAAACCACTTTTTTAATAATTTGTGTGCTTAAATGGTAAGGAATACTCCCAACAATTTTATACCTCTGTTTGTTAGGGAATTGAAACTGTAGAATAGAGACTATCCCAAATTTTGTGTAAAGTCTATACAAGACCTCCAAGATGATATATAATAAAAATATCATTTTGGAGGTTTTAGTTATGCCTAAGTACAAATTAAGTCCCGAAGAAAGGGC is a genomic window containing:
- a CDS encoding rRNA adenine N-6-methyltransferase family protein; protein product: ALSSGLNLYLGITKTSKMIFLLYIILEVLYRLYTKFGIVSILQFQFPNKQRYKIVGSIPYHLSTQIIKKVVFESHASDIYLIVEEGFYKRTLDIHRTLGLLLHTQVSIQQLLKLPAECFHPKPKVNSVLIKLTRHTTDVPDKYWKLYTYFVSKWVNREYRQLFTKNQFHQAMKHAKVNNLSTVTYEQVLSIFNSYLLFNGRK